CATCCGATCTGAACTTCATCGCAAATCAACAGCACATCATGCTTGTCACACAATTGACGTAACCTCTGAAGCCACTGAATAGGGGCAACGTTAATACCGCCTTCTGCCTGAATCGTTTCACAAATAATCGCAGCTGGTTTAGCAATACCAGAATGACTGTCGCTAATCATTTTATCGATATATTCAATCGTATCGAAAGAAAAATCAGTAGGGTACGGCATGAATGTGACTTGAGGTAAATCAACGCCTGCCGCCTGACGATTGTAGCTATTGGCGGTAACAGACAAAGCCCCTAAAGACATTCCATGAAAGCCACCTGTAAAAGCAAAAATACCTGAGCGTTGTTTCGTCTTACGGGCGATCTTTAGTCCTGCTTCTACCGCATTTGCTCCAGTAGGTCCACAAAACATCACTTTATACTCCAAATTTCTGGGACGAAGGATCAAGTCATTAAACGTCTGCAAAAAGTTTTCTTTGGCAGAGGTGTGCATATCTAAACCGTGAGCAAGCCCGTCGGTTTCTAAATAGGCAATAAGTTTTTTTTTGATAAAATCATTATTATGCCCGTAGTTGAGAGCTCCAGCTCCTGCAAAGAAATCAATGAATTTTGCTCCCGACTTGGTATACATAGCTGAATTTTTTCCCTTTATAAAAACATCTGGAAAAGCTCTGCAATAAGAACGAACATTAGACTCTAGTTGTTCAAATATGGAAGTTGTTTGCGTAAGCATTGAGATTCTCCTCTAGTTAGTTTTGTAAGTTAAAAATTAAATTCAAAATCTCCCATGACACTTGATACCTGCGATGCTTTCAATTCTTGCATCTGATTTTGAGACAAAAGCTGTACATCTGGAATGCGTAAACCACTATTGCTGACTTCATACAAGATATTCAAATAATACTGTGCTAGCTTACTTATCGTTTCTATTTTGAAAAGATTTGTATCAAACTCGAATCGGAAATGTAGTTGTTCTGTGTTAGCCACACCTACCAAGCTTAAATCGTACAAGCTTACACCATCGTTTAAAGTAGGCATTGATTCATGCCATTGGAACATTGTCGAAAAGATCGAACTTCGTTGACTTCGTTGACTACGTTGAGCATTAACCTGGGCGACTATAGCATCAAATGGATAACGACTGTGTGTAGTAGCTGCAAATCTCGTTTTTTCTACCTTGGCAAATAGTTCTTCAATCGTCTCTGTTTCTTCTACCTTCACACGCATACAGAAGATGTTCGTCAGTGCCCCCACAATTTCATTACTATCTGAATCACCTTGGTGACGAGCTGTCATCCCTATGATGATATCTGTATCAAGCGTAAGCTTGTGCAACAGAAGGTAATAGGCAGACAATAGATAGGTTTCCAAGGAAATATCTACCCGTTTGATTGTTTCTTGAATTGATTTCCATACTTCCTCATCCTTTAACTGAAAAGGATAAAAGCTTCCTTGATAGCTTGGAGTCTTAGGACGTTGAAAATCCGTTGCTAGGTTTAATTGAGGAAGAGGATTACGTAATTCCTGTTGCCAGTATGCTTGGTCTGTTTGAAACCCTTCACTCTTTTCCCAACTAAGCTGATCGCGTATCCAAGAGATATAGTTGCCCGTAGGTGGAAGTGCAATCTCTTTATTTTCTATTAGATCGTTATAAACTTGAAGAATTTCATTAGCAATATACTCCAAACTCCACTGGTCTCCAATCAGTGAGTGAATAATGAGACCAAAGAGAGCTTTCTTTTCTGGTAAACGATACAAAATCGGACTCCATGTTGACTTTGAAAGCTGACAAGCTCGAATTCTAGCTTCGTTCA
This is a stretch of genomic DNA from Brevibacillus laterosporus DSM 25. It encodes these proteins:
- the ectB gene encoding diaminobutyrate--2-oxoglutarate transaminase — encoded protein: MLTQTTSIFEQLESNVRSYCRAFPDVFIKGKNSAMYTKSGAKFIDFFAGAGALNYGHNNDFIKKKLIAYLETDGLAHGLDMHTSAKENFLQTFNDLILRPRNLEYKVMFCGPTGANAVEAGLKIARKTKQRSGIFAFTGGFHGMSLGALSVTANSYNRQAAGVDLPQVTFMPYPTDFSFDTIEYIDKMISDSHSGIAKPAAIICETIQAEGGINVAPIQWLQRLRQLCDKHDVLLICDEVQIGCGRAGSFFSFERAPIVPDIVVLSKSISGYGLPMSLLLFKPELDIWQPAEHNGTFRGNQLAFVAAEAALHYREMEQLEAEVLRKEKFVKQFLNEHIASLHDQIDVRGMGLIWGVDVAKVSDSGVNVAKKVAKRCYEHGLIIECVGRNDTVIKLLPPLTIEWNELQKGCDILQQSMRECLSSL